The sequence TGGAATCTCCCAACTCAGATCGCTTTTAAAGGGCATAATGGGCCAGTACTCGTAGACAGTATCCACGGCCACGTCATCGGTTTCTGCCCAGCATAGTGAGATTTCAGATAGACAAGGCTTATTCTGACCTCCACACTCAACGAATATATCAACCAGCCCTTTTTTCTCACCCAATGCTATCAAACCGTCCCCCATTATACCCGCTGTTTCAGCTGCCATTGCACCGTTGGCAGCGATGAATATTGGAGGTAACTCTTCAGGTAGCGTGTGGATCCTTGCATTCACAACCCTGTAGTACCTGCCTTCGTAATCCTGCATACCTCCCTTCCACAGGTTTTGAATGATATCCACTGCTTCCTCCAGCATTTCTATCCTGACGGGGGCTGAAGGCCAGACATCACCAAGGATGTGTTCGTTTAAGTTTTCCCCAGAACCCAAACCCAGGATGAACCTGCCAGGTAACATGGCTGCGGCTGTTGCTGCAGCTTGAGCTATGATTGCAGGATGTATCCTCACAGTTGGACAGGTAACACCCGTGGTTATGATTAACCTTTCTGTTACCTGAGATATGCCACCTATTGTACACCATACAAAGGGACTATGACCCTGCTTGCTTATCCATGGATGGTAATGGTCAGAGATTGAAGCAAAATCAAATCCTGCATCCTCAGCATGCTTGGCGTATCGAACCAGATCCAGAGGACTGTGAAGTTCACTGCTGAGTTTGTATCCAATTTTAACCACATATACACCTCCTTTTTATCAAACAATCTCTTTAAAATTGTTACATAAATAAAGGAAAATGGAAAGAAAATAATTTCTGTGATAGTTATAATTCTGTGAAGGATGTTATCTAAAAATGTCTATCCTGAAAATTTTATTAAAAAATTTATTAAAAAAAGAATCGTTTTGAAATCTATTTTATAAATGAAACTTCCTCTGGCAGGTTTTCATCCATTATCCAGCTTCTTAAAACTCTGTTGAAGAGGTCTGGATTTTCTATATTCCACACGTGTCCCAGTTTGGGTGCCGTTATTCCTGTGGCGTTAGGTAAAACTTCCAGCAGATCTTGAGCTGATTCCTTTATGACCTTGTACTCCTTCCCACCATCCATGACCAGTACTGGAACATCTGCATGGTTCAATCCAGTGGGCATCTGGAACAGCATGTTCTCGTGCAGGATTCTGTCCAGAGATGCTGGTTTTATGAGATACGTGGATTCCTTGAACTCGTTAAAAAGATTTTTAGGTATGTTGTATGTTCTCATGTTGGCCTTTATGAAGAAATCTGTGTCCTTAACTGGCTGGTAAACCTTTATGAGATAATCAAGAAGTTTTAAAAAGGTTTCTGTGTGGGGGATGCTGTGGACGAGCGTGCCGCTTATCATTGCATGATCCGAAACTTCAGGAGCCTTGCTTAAAATTTGGAGGATTATTTGAGCCCCCAGGGATATCCCCACAAGATTGGCCTTTCCACCCTTTGCCCGGGTCTTTATGAGATCTATGATCCTGTCTGCAGCACCTTCAATGGTGAATGGCTTGATATCAATGCTTTTTCCATGTTCTGGAAGGTCTGGGATGATCAGATGGTAATCCTTGAAGACTTCAACCTGTTCCTTCCACATCCAACCTGCCATTCCACCACCATGAAGGAATAAAATGGTTTCAGCGTTTTCCTGGCCTGACTCTTCAACGTACAGATTCATGATCATGGTTGTTCTCAATTGAATTTAAGTTTTCGTTAACATTCATTGGATTTTTTAGCACATATTTTGACATTTACCATTTATTGAACATCAATTTAATCATAGGGCACAAATTATTGTTGAATAAATAAAATAAGAAAAAATATCAGATTTATTATGTGATTGATGCGATAAAGTCCATTACATGTTTTTGGAAGGATCCAGCATTCATTAAATAGGCCATATGTCCTCCTGGAAGAGAGATGAACTTTGAGCCAGAAATGTTTCTTGCAATTTCCCTGGAGGAATATTTTTTAGGCACAACAATGTCATCTTCTCCCTCTATGACAAGAGTTGGAACTTTGATCTCACTTACCCATGAACTTGAGTTAAATTCAGATGCTGCATCATTTTGCAGTTTAAATCCATGAACATTTTGCTGATTTAATGTTGTTAACATGGCTTTTTTAATCATTTCAACAGCTGTGGGGTTTTCAAAAACTTCATCTGGAAATGACCATGCTATTGAATATATTGCAAGACTTTCAGGATCAACTCCTTCCTGAACATTTTTTATCGCATGTTGAGCAGCATAATTTGCCTGTGGAGATACTTTCATCATTGTTACAGCAAGTATCAAACTTTTCACTCTGTTAGGGTGCAAGAAAGCAATACTCTGAGCTATCATTCCACCCATAGATGCGCCGAGTATATGTGCCTTCTCGATTCCAAGGGCATCCATCAAACCTACTACATCGTTCGCCATCATCTCAATTGAATATTCCATATCTGGCTTATCAGTACGGCCTGCACCGCGGTTGTCAAAAGCTATCACCTGATACTCTTTGGAAAACATAGTTATATGGTCTTTCCACTGGGATAACTCACCACCATTACCAGATATTAATATCAAAGGTTCTCCTTCACCATGTGATTCATAATACATATTTATATCATTTATTTTTACAATTGACATGTTAATTTCTCCATTATATCCAGTTAGCCATTCCCTGATTTAAAAAATCAAATCAATCCTCTTTTTTCATCAGCATTTGATGTATGATTCCTTTTACATATGTGGAAAATTGCTTTTCATCACTTCCCCTACTTTCCAGTATATCTCTATGCAAACAGCTCATATTCGACATGCTCTGTGAGATCAATGATATCAATATGGCTGCTTCCACTGGATTCACATCATCCCGGATTGTGCCATCATCCACTCCAAATTGTATTGAATCACTCATAATGAAAATTAGTTCTTTAAGTATCTTCATTACTTCTTTATACTCTTCACTAGCGTTTATATTGCTTACATCAAATTTATTCGATTGTGGAGAATATAAAAGGCCCATACAATCTGGATATTTATTATAAAACTCATTATTTGCATTTCCAAATAATCTGAACTTTTCAAAACCTGTATCTCCTTTTTTTACTTCTTTTTTGATCATTTCATCTAAAATTTGAACTCCGCGTAATACTACAGCAAAGTACAGTGCCTCTTTATTCTTGAAGTAATTATACAGCGTTGCTTTATTAACTCCCACTTCCTGAGCTATATCATTCATCGAGACATTATCATAGTCTTTATATATAAATAACTTCTGAGCAATGTCTAAAATATATTTACGTCTATCTTCTTTCTCTTTGATCTTTAATTCTTTAATAGACACCAAATCTCACCACCCTCTTTTAACCATCATTTAGATTTATAACCTATGGTTATATAGATAACCCATGGTTAGTTATATTATATAAAGATTTGGATAAAATAAGATCTTGATAATCATCAAAAAAATAACACTGAACTCAAAATATCCTATGGAATATAGGTATACCTTGGATAATGGAATTCAGATTTATATTGATAAATTAAAAAGAAGAATAATGTAAATTTCTTTATCATCTTTATTTGGGCTTGAATTAATTATTACCACTTAATTTCAGCTTTTATACACAACTATTGCTGAAACGAGATAAATTCCGCCTATTCCAAAAAATATACCGACCATCATGGTTCCTGCAGAGAGCCCCAATCCAAGGTGACTTGAATAGCTTAAAGATGTTAATGTAGTTGCCAGTGCAACTCCTAAAAAGGCGCCAAAGTTTCTAAAAGTTGCAGTTACACTGGATAAAACGTTTGTTTTTTGTGGCAACGAACTCATGACATCTGTATTATTAGGAACCATAAATAGGGCGCATCCGACACCTATAAGTGCCAGGGATATCATGGCACCCAAGATATTTCCAATTAAAAGCATATATGCAAAGAGGAGGGTTGTTAAACCTGTGATTAATACTCCTAATGAAGATAAATTTCGGAATTTATATTTATCATAGATCCATCCGCTGACTGGGGATATAAGAAACATCGCGACTGCCATTATCATCATGGTGAGGCCAACTTCTGTAGCTCTCCAGTCCAATACATCCTCAAAATAAAGAGGGTATATTATATTAATCATATTTGATGCTATAAAAAACAATATAAGGCCCATAGCAGGTTTTATGAAAGATTTTGCCTTAAATATGGTTAAATCAAGCAGTGGTTCTTTACAATTCGATTCTCTTAATATGAAGATAAAAAGAGACAGTACAAATATGGAACCACATATTAGGGTCAGTACACCTCCACCATTTGATAAATCCCCCATGAATAAGATTAATGCAACCATGAGCACCACGAACAGGGAAGATCCCATCCAGTCCATGTTTAAATTCTCGGATTTGTGCTCTTCAATTTTTAAATATTTCAGGGCTGAAACCAGGCCTACAATTCCTATGGGGATATTGACGAAAAATACATAGGTCCATCCTAGCCAATCTACAATAACTCCTCCCAAAGAGGGTGCAATGATCAGGCCGATTGCAATTACAGAAGCTTGATATCCTAATGCACGACCCTTTTCACTATCTGGAAATACATCCATAATGATAGCCGTGCTTATACTGAAAACCATGGATGCTCCAAGCGCCTGTAATATTCTAAAAAATATTAGCTGATCAAGACTTGCAGAAAACCCACAAAACAGTGCCCCAAGAGTGAAAATTACAAAACCCAAAATAAACAGCTTTGTCTTGCCTGTGTATTCTGATATCTTTCCAAAAATTAAAAACATTGCAGTAACCGTTAAAAAATAGGAGGTCACTATCCACTGCGATTGCGCAATACTGACGTTAAAATAGTTGGTTATGTTTGGCAAAGCAACGTTCACTATATTACTGTTCATCAAGGACATGAAAGTACCTGTAAGCACTATTGCCAAAATGATATACCTGTTATTATAAGTTGTTTCAGATAATTTATCGTGTGCAGGATCTTCTGCTGATGTTTCCATAAATTTAGCTCCTTAAATCTATTGGTGGAATCTTAAAAGTAAAAATAAAATTTAAATGTTGTTTTAAATAAAAATGCATTCGTTTAAGCTTTTTTCATTACCATATGCATCCACAAATCCAAAGAATCCTCAACATATTGTTCATAAGTAATTCCTTCACTTTCTAATTCTTTTAAATGACGCGGATTTAGTTTTACAACCTGTTTTGATGTTGTTGCTAGGAAAATTGCCACTTCAAGGGAATTCACGTCTGCCCTTATGGAACCATCCTCAATTCCTTCCTCTACTGATTCACGCATTATCTGGATTGTCTTACATGAAAAAGTCCTGATTTCAGGCACATATTCGTTATCACTTTCATCGAATCTCTGCGAGTTAAAATAAAGGAAAACCTTGTAATAATCATGAAAATCATTGCAAAACTTAAAATATGCCCTTCCAATCCCTCTAAGTTTATCAAGCCCGTTATTGCCTTTTGCTCCTTCTTCGAACATTTTATTCCTTATCTTAACTGCGCGCAGAACCACTGCAGAATAAACAGTTTCCTTATTTTTGAAATAGAGGTAGAGTGTGGCCCTGTTAACCCCTACTTCCTGGGCTATATCATTCATTGAGACGTTATCATAACCTTTATCAAAAAATAACTTCTCTGCCGCGTTAACAATGTAATTTCGCCTTTCTTCTTTTTCTTTTTCCTTTAATTTCTTGATGGACATGTTATTCACCTACCCCCAACAATCGTTTATAATAATCACGTTATGTTATCTTAATTACACAGTGTTATTTATATAACAGAGTGTTATTTATGTTATATAAAGGATTCGTTTTGAAAAAAAGAATTTTAAAAGTTATAATAAAAAAGTTATAAAATAACTTATTAAATTTTTAAGTGGCTTTCAATTGAAATTAAGAAAAATAAGATATTACTCTTAAAACAGAGTTTTTAAAATACATGTTAATCTTCTTTAAAATATAGTTTGATTGATTAAAATTAATTTGATTAAAATAGTAAAAATAGGAAAGTATGAACTACTTTTTTAAAACGATCTGGAAGGACCGTTAAAAAATTGCACTGAATCTTCTGAGTAGTGCATCTATCTTCTCATCCCTGTTCTTATTCCAGACTATGATATCCGTTCCGACTATGCTTCCTCCCTTGGATTGAGATATCTTCTTCATCTTGCCTATTGCCTGAGTTCCACCTGTCCAATTGAATCTTACCCCCTTGGTTACAAAGAGAGCTATTTTCTTACCTTGAAGTGATGGAATCTGCTCAAGGTACGCCTTCATGGGCCGTGCAAGTGAAAATGCCTGTACAGGAGACCCGAATATCAGTGCATCGTACTTTTCCACCTCAGGGATGATTTCAAATTCCATGTCCTTTGAACCCGGCTGAGCCTCTCCTTTCATGACAACTCTCTCAAGTTCTACTTCCTTTCCCTTTTCCTGGAGCCTTTTCTGGAGTTTCTGAGCCACAGAATATGTATGTTCCGTCTGAGAATATACCACGATTCCTATTTTCATGTTGAAATCCTCCTTTTTTTATAATACATCTTACAAAAGATCATCATATGTTTAAAAGAAATTTAAAGGAATGAACAGCTTCTTTGATCCGGACCATGATCCCAAACTGCTGGTTATTAATATGAAACTTTTAATTAAAGTATAATACTGTAAAAAGTTCTAAAATAGGTTCAATTGTTTTAAAGGTAGTATGGGCAATAAATGTCCAAAGAACAGCATAACCTATTAAAAAAGCTTGATGTTGAGGCAAATTATGAAAAGAGCGTTGTTAATAATAGATGTTCAGAATGAATACTTTTCAGGTGCGTTACCTGTAAGTTACCCCAGGGAAAGCTTTGATAACATCTTGAGGGCAATAGATGTTGCAAATAGGCAGAAAATCCCTGTGGTCCTGGTGCAGCACACAAATCCAGAGGATGCTCCCACCTTTGCTAAGGGGAGTGAGGGATGGAAGCTTCACAGTGAAGTGAAATCCAAAGGATACGAACATATCATTGAAAAGAGGTTGCCAGGCAGTTTCACAGGGACTGATCTTGAAGCCTGGCTTAGAGCAAACAACATTGATACCGTGGTTGTAGCAGGTTACATGACCCAGATGTGCTGTGACACCACTGCAAGGCAGGCCATGCATCTGGGCTTCGATGTGGAATTCTTGTCCGATGCAACAGGAACTCTGAGCATCTCCAACTACGCTGGAGAAGTTTCAGATGAGGACCTGCACAAAGCCATCCTTGTGACACAGGCAATGAGGTTCAGCAGAGTTTTAACAACTGAAGAATGGGTTGAAAACCTGGTTAAATGAGATAAAATATTAAAATAGTAAATCTTTGAGGAAGTAGCATGGAAATAAGTTACATCGAAGGTAATGAAAAGGACCTGGACCTGATACAACCCCTGTGGGAGAAGTTGCGGCAGCACCACCAGAAAAAATCAGAGCACTTTCAGAACCACTATCAGAATTTTGATTTCCAGGAGAGGAAGGAGGATCTGCTTAA is a genomic window of Methanobacterium congolense containing:
- a CDS encoding TIGR03557 family F420-dependent LLM class oxidoreductase, translating into MVKIGYKLSSELHSPLDLVRYAKHAEDAGFDFASISDHYHPWISKQGHSPFVWCTIGGISQVTERLIITTGVTCPTVRIHPAIIAQAAATAAAMLPGRFILGLGSGENLNEHILGDVWPSAPVRIEMLEEAVDIIQNLWKGGMQDYEGRYYRVVNARIHTLPEELPPIFIAANGAMAAETAGIMGDGLIALGEKKGLVDIFVECGGQNKPCLSEISLCWAETDDVAVDTVYEYWPIMPFKSDLSWEIPTQTHFEQLAQNVKLEDIAESTLCSSDPQKHIDKIQRTVEAGFDHICIQQIGLDQDEFIEFYREEVLPEFR
- a CDS encoding alpha/beta fold hydrolase produces the protein MIMNLYVEESGQENAETILFLHGGGMAGWMWKEQVEVFKDYHLIIPDLPEHGKSIDIKPFTIEGAADRIIDLIKTRAKGGKANLVGISLGAQIILQILSKAPEVSDHAMISGTLVHSIPHTETFLKLLDYLIKVYQPVKDTDFFIKANMRTYNIPKNLFNEFKESTYLIKPASLDRILHENMLFQMPTGLNHADVPVLVMDGGKEYKVIKESAQDLLEVLPNATGITAPKLGHVWNIENPDLFNRVLRSWIMDENLPEEVSFIK
- a CDS encoding alpha/beta fold hydrolase, giving the protein MSIVKINDINMYYESHGEGEPLILISGNGGELSQWKDHITMFSKEYQVIAFDNRGAGRTDKPDMEYSIEMMANDVVGLMDALGIEKAHILGASMGGMIAQSIAFLHPNRVKSLILAVTMMKVSPQANYAAQHAIKNVQEGVDPESLAIYSIAWSFPDEVFENPTAVEMIKKAMLTTLNQQNVHGFKLQNDAASEFNSSSWVSEIKVPTLVIEGEDDIVVPKKYSSREIARNISGSKFISLPGGHMAYLMNAGSFQKHVMDFIASIT
- a CDS encoding TetR/AcrR family transcriptional regulator produces the protein MSIKELKIKEKEDRRKYILDIAQKLFIYKDYDNVSMNDIAQEVGVNKATLYNYFKNKEALYFAVVLRGVQILDEMIKKEVKKGDTGFEKFRLFGNANNEFYNKYPDCMGLLYSPQSNKFDVSNINASEEYKEVMKILKELIFIMSDSIQFGVDDGTIRDDVNPVEAAILISLISQSMSNMSCLHRDILESRGSDEKQFSTYVKGIIHQMLMKKED
- a CDS encoding MFS transporter, coding for METSAEDPAHDKLSETTYNNRYIILAIVLTGTFMSLMNSNIVNVALPNITNYFNVSIAQSQWIVTSYFLTVTAMFLIFGKISEYTGKTKLFILGFVIFTLGALFCGFSASLDQLIFFRILQALGASMVFSISTAIIMDVFPDSEKGRALGYQASVIAIGLIIAPSLGGVIVDWLGWTYVFFVNIPIGIVGLVSALKYLKIEEHKSENLNMDWMGSSLFVVLMVALILFMGDLSNGGGVLTLICGSIFVLSLFIFILRESNCKEPLLDLTIFKAKSFIKPAMGLILFFIASNMINIIYPLYFEDVLDWRATEVGLTMMIMAVAMFLISPVSGWIYDKYKFRNLSSLGVLITGLTTLLFAYMLLIGNILGAMISLALIGVGCALFMVPNNTDVMSSLPQKTNVLSSVTATFRNFGAFLGVALATTLTSLSYSSHLGLGLSAGTMMVGIFFGIGGIYLVSAIVVYKS
- a CDS encoding TetR/AcrR family transcriptional regulator — its product is MSIKKLKEKEKEERRNYIVNAAEKLFFDKGYDNVSMNDIAQEVGVNRATLYLYFKNKETVYSAVVLRAVKIRNKMFEEGAKGNNGLDKLRGIGRAYFKFCNDFHDYYKVFLYFNSQRFDESDNEYVPEIRTFSCKTIQIMRESVEEGIEDGSIRADVNSLEVAIFLATTSKQVVKLNPRHLKELESEGITYEQYVEDSLDLWMHMVMKKA
- a CDS encoding flavodoxin family protein — protein: MKIGIVVYSQTEHTYSVAQKLQKRLQEKGKEVELERVVMKGEAQPGSKDMEFEIIPEVEKYDALIFGSPVQAFSLARPMKAYLEQIPSLQGKKIALFVTKGVRFNWTGGTQAIGKMKKISQSKGGSIVGTDIIVWNKNRDEKIDALLRRFSAIF
- a CDS encoding cysteine hydrolase family protein; protein product: MKRALLIIDVQNEYFSGALPVSYPRESFDNILRAIDVANRQKIPVVLVQHTNPEDAPTFAKGSEGWKLHSEVKSKGYEHIIEKRLPGSFTGTDLEAWLRANNIDTVVVAGYMTQMCCDTTARQAMHLGFDVEFLSDATGTLSISNYAGEVSDEDLHKAILVTQAMRFSRVLTTEEWVENLVK